Proteins encoded within one genomic window of Haematobia irritans isolate KBUSLIRL chromosome 5, ASM5000362v1, whole genome shotgun sequence:
- the LOC142238606 gene encoding uncharacterized protein LOC142238606, which produces MAAKEIFRLGYIIGTVSAITSLLLTIAQLIKINYFSSTFYIYNDNKIPIEIMVLLIFAVTIVLTSFLMIAGIAKKSKYFLLPWLITIIVLSVIIDVFYMYQILWRNSEQNMEHYAVYTALIGIEVIAIYPIVRLLRVFGHTRSDKEICYIR; this is translated from the exons ATGGccgcaaaagaaattttccgtTTGGGTTATATTATTGGGACTGTGTCGGCAATAACAAGTTTACTGCTAACAATAgcacaattaattaaaattaattatttttcatcGACATTCTATATAT ATAATGACAAtaaaattcccatagaaattatgGTTCTATTGATTTTTGCTGTTACAATTGTTCTGACATCTTTTCTAATGATTGCTGGTATAGCAAAG aaatctaAATATTTCCTATTGCCTTGGCTTATAACAATTATCGTGCTCTCGGTTATTATTGACGTATtttatatgtaccaaattttgtgGAGAAATTCAGAACAAAATATGGAACATTATGCTGTATACACGGCGCTTATAG GAATAGAAGTCATTGCAATATATCCTATTGTACGCTTATTACGTGTGTTTGGACATACGAGATCtgacaaagaaatttgttacataCGATAA
- the LOC142240065 gene encoding uncharacterized protein LOC142240065, with the protein MGISQVCVNKILQITELASDAQINRGNSLKRSLHGHSLVRRTNNSQNIVAIPSNSGPNRRKLIASTPSTLVEFHRESNLILVTVKMKGCCSLPTLAIIIGVLQGLCHLAVGVVSIDTIVKFSTFANDLAKTVTIENSVVLAFSLLASVFCVTMIVGVAKKRYLLILPYLLIGILGMVLYASMQLIIMSVVLSAMEELPIFAILVVVAKIALGVGLQTLLLYPSYTLYKEWRSDALSEISGLQNFYATNPIYFNIGTEK; encoded by the exons atgggaATAAGTCAG GTatgtgtaaacaaaattttgcaaataacaGAACTTGCAAGCGATGCACAAATCAATCGTGGCAATAGTTTGAAACGGTCTTTACACGGGCATTCACTGGTGAGGCGGACaaataattcacaaaatattgtcGCAATCCCCTCTAATTCTGGACCAAATAGGCGGAAATTAATTGCATCCACACCCTCCACCCTTGTTGAATTCCATAGAGAATCGAATCT AATCTTGGTTACAGTCAAAATGAAAGGCTGCTGCAGTTTACCCACCTTGGCCATAATTATTGGAGTATTACAAGGACTTTGCCATTTAGCGGTTGGTGTTGTTAGTATCGATACCATAGTTAAATTTTCTACTTTTGCCAATGATTTAGCaa AAACCGTTACAATAGAAAATAGTGTCGTATTGGCTTTCTCTTTATTGGCCTCGGTGTTTTGTGTTACCATGATAGTGGGTGTTGCAAAG AAACGTTACTTACTAATTTTACCCTACCTTTTGATTGGTATACTTGGAATGGTTTTATATGCATCCATGCAGTTGATTATTATGTCCGTAGTTCTCTCAGCAATGGAAGAATTGCCAATTTTTGCTATTTTAGTAGTCGTAGCAAAAATTGCTTTGGGCgttg GCTTACAAACCCTTCTCTTGTATCCCAGTTATACGTTATATAAAGAATGGCGTAGCGATGCCCTCTCGGAAATAAGTGgactacaaaatttctatgctacAAATCCCATCTACTTTAACATAGGTAcagaaaaataa
- the LOC142237714 gene encoding uncharacterized protein LOC142237714 isoform X1: MHLKALHIHGILSGSTTLITFLTAAVVLLHVVTTINNVEKMFLDILIGIICACALLVVASGLMIFGIVKKSPFFLLPWLVLMTLASITSCVFFFGVFLLAAHCDIKAFLVFISVGAINAMILYPIFALFFVLREARAGRLQLLD, from the exons ATGCATTTAAAGGCTCTACACATTCATGGAATATTAAGCGGATCCACAACGTTGATTACATTCTTAACGGCTGCAGTTGTCCTTTTGCATGTGGTGACGACAATAAACAATGTCGAGAAAATGTTTTTGG atattttaataGGTATTATATGTGCATGTGCATTATTGGTGGTAGCTTCGGGATTGATGATTTTTGGTATTGTAAAG aaaagtcCATTTTTCCTTTTACCCTGGTTAGTATTAATGACTCTGGCATCAATAACATCCTGTGTTTTCTTTTTCGGTGTATTTTTATTGGCTGCTCATTGTGACATTAAAGCATTTCTTGTATTTATAAGTGTCGGAG CAATAAACGCCATGATCTTATATCCAATATTTGCTTTATTCTTTGTGCTACGTGAGGCTAGAGCAGGACGATTGCAGTTACTCGATTAG
- the LOC142237714 gene encoding uncharacterized protein LOC142237714 isoform X2 encodes MHLKALHIHGILSGSTTLITFLTAAVVLLHVVTTINNVEKMFLGIICACALLVVASGLMIFGIVKKSPFFLLPWLVLMTLASITSCVFFFGVFLLAAHCDIKAFLVFISVGAINAMILYPIFALFFVLREARAGRLQLLD; translated from the exons ATGCATTTAAAGGCTCTACACATTCATGGAATATTAAGCGGATCCACAACGTTGATTACATTCTTAACGGCTGCAGTTGTCCTTTTGCATGTGGTGACGACAATAAACAATGTCGAGAAAATGTTTTTGG GTATTATATGTGCATGTGCATTATTGGTGGTAGCTTCGGGATTGATGATTTTTGGTATTGTAAAG aaaagtcCATTTTTCCTTTTACCCTGGTTAGTATTAATGACTCTGGCATCAATAACATCCTGTGTTTTCTTTTTCGGTGTATTTTTATTGGCTGCTCATTGTGACATTAAAGCATTTCTTGTATTTATAAGTGTCGGAG CAATAAACGCCATGATCTTATATCCAATATTTGCTTTATTCTTTGTGCTACGTGAGGCTAGAGCAGGACGATTGCAGTTACTCGATTAG